taacttagtttctggaaagtCTCATTGGTAATGCGAGCCTTCATTTGTCCCTATTTAAAGTTCCAAGaaaattgaatgaatttaatactttcatagttttgaaaaagaaaaattaccttttgaagataatttttaatgttgacCTATAATCCGAACTTTGATTTTGACTATctgctcaaattttaaaaatatcagtttaaattttttctttaatatattttcaatatattacaaaaaactTTATGTAATAGTCATGAAActattttgcctttttctgttaaaatacGCTTTAGAATAAATAGTCCAccgtttcttcaaaaattatgtgCAAAATAccaaatataacaatttttagaaactttttgaaatattataaatattttatctgaaTACTAAAGACAACTTAGGATAGGTTGGAAAACcatccgtttttttttaacaaatactaGATTTGGATCTCTTCATTTTACACGAATCATAAGTATTCCATATAAACCAGACTTAATTCAAGTAAAGAAGTAGGTGGATACCACACCCCCTGACTATAGAATTTTGCAAAGTGCTTCATGTCTCTGAAACTACTTATGTTATAAAGTTGAAATTTGATTACGTTGATGTCCGCAACTAGATTATGAAATAATCTCAAGGCGTGCAAAAGCTCGCTTGTTAACCCTAAGGACTAAGACCTATCATCATTCactctcaaaactctggaaggattgattgatatccatgtacgtaatagAATTGATAAGAGCCTTttgatgtctcagcatgcttactgcaaagggaaatcggtagtaTCAGTCTTctacactctggtaagaactatcgaataggCCCTATAGGAAAAGGAatatatactatggtggccttcctggatattgagggcgctttcaacaacgttgagaCATCGGCTATCatttctgctatgacgaccctaaacgtcgaatacttaCTCTGTGaattgattaatctaatgctaaaaggcaggatcatcaactcttaGTTGGGGGATTTTGCTACGAAAAGGTCTATCGGTAGAGGCACTTCGCAAGGTTGTGTTCTGttccctctcctgtggaacatagtggttaacgaactgctAGTAttccttgagagggaaggctacagagtgattgcgtatgccgatgatgttgctatcgccgtcacaggagaacatcctaatacacagAGTGACCTCCTTCAAAACgtactcaatatgctcactagatgggctgatcactgagaacttagtattaatccacaaaaaacagacctcgtccttttcacacgaaaatacaagatcccagtaattgtacctccttcaataaaaggcgtaccactaatttttaccaatgaagccaaatatcatGGTcggatattggacaaaaaattaagttggaaaccttatattcaggaaagagttaaaaaaagctacagtagctctttttctttgcaagaaagccataggaagcaaatgggggttttcaacctcgcataacctattggctatacacatcggtcaacAATGCACTGGAGGTGGCAGCGAgcacagctataagactcaacgcctcatcttagtggaccaacaacaatgtggcgcactccatcattttgaacctctttggttctataccaaagtacatagactacactttACCAAgaccccaatttggaaaaaacttccaggtatccaatgggaagacaaaaaactcctggatgacaaaagcattcatttttacaGATAAATCCAAGAGAAacgagggagttggtagtggtgtgcactcagaaaagcttaatctaagcatctcattccgcctctctaatcattgtagcgtcttccaagcggaaattttagcgatcaaaaaGGTTCTCATCTGGTTAAGAGAAAACTTGAtttcaacttctgatatccgcatcttctctgacagtcaggctgctatttaatctcttgacggtgtctcaaccaaatcttaaACGGCcctcgatcgtctcttatggagaggcgcagcaatttaacattcacctttgttgggtgccgagccacagagacatcacaggaactTCTAGatccgatgaactcgctaaaaatggaaccgtcatacctattccacctgaaagggagaagataggtacaccgatagctacatgtaaacatctgctaaaagaaacagcttttgcgatagcaaaatctaggtggcacaattcaccaacatgcgcagccccAAAACTCATGTgcccttcactggacctaaagcgctttAAAGACTGGtcatctcaaagcagacttcatatatTAGATCCCTAATAGGtatccttacgggacactgtcttacaGGCAGACAcacaatacgacttggtgtagcctcaaataaCTTCTGCAGGaactgtatggacgaggaagaagaggaaacaatctctcatatTCTCTACACTTGCCCTgttctttcactaagacgcaaacttcatctgagAGACTtatcttttgataatcccagtgaactagctgaaaagtatatcaaatatcttcttcactttataaaaagctcaaaatggttcactagtaagaagtaattccctagattcatgtggtatcacaatgggcctttctttttgacctaacctaacctgactttacctaacctaacctaacctataggGTTCCTAACTTTAACGATTCTAAGGTTAGAGGGAGTGGTACCAAAAACTTGAGCAATACCGTAACCTTTGATAATCTAAAACAGCCGATGTAAGTCGAATTTTTGTTGCTTCAGTCTTAAAAACTCGAAACCGTACAAACGTTTTTATAAGCAGTAATTCAAAAGTCAGGACAGGACAAActtcagaataaaaaaaaatagtttaaattctaaaagaaaaagtaaatctCAAGAAAAAAAGACAGAATATTCAAAACCCACCTTCATCCTCTCCACGTGCTAACTTCCTTTCCTTATTGtagtttaaaagatttttctctacctattttttcatcttttcaattaaagaattaaacaaGCGTGTGCTAGTTCCCTCAACATTATATCCTGCATGTGCTCTGCTATCAAATTACATTTCCTTTCAGCTAAGTCAAGCAAATCACATCGATGAATAGAGACGAAGACGACGAAGATAGGCAAATATGTGCACTGCAGCTCCCCAAACCTATCAACTCACTTTTTTCatcatcaaattaattaatagccTATACCAACCTCACGCGTTTCAATTCATTCTTATCAAGTTATGTAACTTATTCTTTATGGCTAAACCTTccttaaatgtttaattaaaaaactatcaacaaaCCATAAAAGCACATATAAGTTGCAGAGCAGAAATATCTTCAACAGCAACTTGCAcctaaaaacaaactatatttaAATTGTGTTATTCTTTATCACCATAAGAGTGCACATGGACTCTGAACTGAACTGGGCAGAAGGACACACTTCGGCGAGTTATGCACTCCTATATTTATATTCTCCAATATCGTATCgataatatcaaaatttatgcACATCCTCATATACCTTCTTATCCTTTTAAGCATTCATAAGCAATTTTAGTTCAGTTAGACTTTGTGTGCGGTTTGTGTTACACCTTTTTGAAACTTTCTTAGGTTAGATTGAAGTTCGAACTTTAGCaacaaaaagaaggaaaaaaaatacaaataaattcaaaacatctAAAAACATCGTGATCAAATTTCTCACTCTCCCtctcagtttttattttcgttcaTTTCATCAATATCGTTTTTCGAAAATGCGAATTTTTAACCTTTGAACTTATTCTCGTACATAAATCTGAATCACATGTAGCTCAAACtacaaaaacaccaaaaaaaaatcacacatagtgatagtgataacaacttttaaatattcgaatattctttaaatttcaataattcatAGAAATACCCAGAACACTAAATTTCAAGGTGATCCTGCCTGCCTGCCTTTTACTCGACTTACGCGAATATTTCTACAGAGAGAGAGATAGCgagaaaacgaaagaaaaataacaataatttcgaataaaaagaTGATAAGAtgctacattttatttatttattatagctAGAGAAGATTCTAATCAAAAGAAATCATCTTTCAATATTTCGAATTATGTACATTCAAAACAAGATACTCTCCATATTGAATCTGAAAGTGATTTAAAATTTCAGTTGTTTGTGATCAGTTGAAGAAgttcaatattgttcttttttcttaaattccgTGTAAATACtgtaaaatacttaaaagtgacataagaaaactaaaaatcaaGTCCTCTCCTTTTTTTCTATAGTACCTaggtttcaaatatttaatgagTAATCACAGAATCAGAGTGCAGATGaaagtgtttttgaattttgcatttttgacattcctgcaaaaaaatgaaataaatctcaAACAATCTTGCCAAGACGAGTGTTGAAtccttaaaaaatcaaaaagcttagttttatttttgtatagaaacgttttttacaaaattatttaaaaatttcaaactttactTCAGTGTTGAAAGTTTCAAATCTACAAAATGTGTGTTTTAAttatagtttatatttctgagaattgTTTTCGTCAGAAGAATTTCGAACTCAAAAGCTGAGGCTGTTCTTCTtatttcaattgtttaaaaGAGAATGTTGAGAATTcgaattctaaaaatttttgcTCTCAGGGTTTTGGCAGCAAAAACGagatatttgttaatttttcttagaaaacggAATTTTCTGAGATCTTAGCGTTTGGTCGTAAATTGTTCACCAGAAATACCAAAATATAGATCAACAAACAACCTCGTAAACGGTGTTTTATATCTCgggaagtaaattttttgaagattttaaatcaGAAGAAGAAATctctacaaaaaatttattaacacCCTCCATTCTTTCCAtccattttcgaaaatttagcaatttagacaaaacaaaattcagaaaacgaatcgaaacaaaaataaattccagtATTAGGACAGAAAAAAGATCAACACTTTGACATCCTATAGTTCTCAAACTCCTAAATAGTTAAAAGCTTTATGCTGTCCTTCACTCTAttcaacatttgttttaaaaaaacatttgcacTCTTACAGAATTCGAAGACAAAAAAGTCCTATAAATTCCGATTAGGCTGAATATTGGTGGAGAGCCTTGAGTCTCATTTTAAAGGGCGAGGAGTTTAAGCACACTTTTTAACCAAATACCTCGAAAACGATAGGTTTTTTCTTTGGAAAGAGTTGTAGGCCACCAATTGTCTATTCAAAATatcttattacattttttgactaAATGCACTACGCTTCAATATTGTCGACGGTTTTTTCCCAAAACCTATTAACTTAAcaagaaaaatgttattattatttttgtgcagAATTACTTGAGCCATCtacaagtttcaaaaaaatctataattttgGAATAATTTGCAAAAACGTGCACCTCTTTTAAAACATCACCCCCGATAATGTTTCCTTTTAGTccaaaaaaaacaggaaattttagacaattttaaggccatttaaatgaaaattcagctttatcgttattttttggAAGACCATCTCATTTTCCTGTAATAATTCCctccaaaaaagaaacaaggaaTAAATCCCCgaactttcaaaacaaattctttttctAACAGATTTAAAATGATCTGCCTTATCTTTTtgagaaacaacaaaaaatgcttCCAATTTTCTTATCAATCATTTTCTCAAGTTcacaaaaaataacgaaaattgCATCAATGTCTAAAATAAGTACGTTTATACTTTGAACTTACAGTTCGAGCCTTGAGccatttaaatattcaatcatTGTTACTTaagattaacaaaaacaaaaaaaaataacacaacggCCTTGAGAGGAAGCTGATTAAATTCAGAAATATTAAAAGTTCGTCAAAGGCTAAGGTTTCGATCAAGGGAAAGTGCTTCCGCCTTGAAAAACCaacataaaattgatttttgctaTAACTAGACTTTATAACATTGTTGTAACTTTCCTAAGGGATAAAATGAAAGTTACAACAATTTCAATTCAGATGTTCTAAAATCAGTTCTCTGAGAAAAGGGACTATGTTAAGTCGTTGAAAGCTACAGTTCTAGAGAAGATTTTAAATCTCTTTGAATAACTTAATCACATTCTTATTTATATTTCCATTCGATTCCAAAACTCAAAGACCTAGAAAAtcatgtcaaaaaatgaaaaattgttaatGGAGTCTACATGTCTACTATTTAAAATCTATCCCAAAAGTCGTCAATATTTATAAagatcaaaaattattattacgaCTCATTAAGATATTCGTCTcagacttgagttaaatttcaACGACGTGTGCTACAACAAACTAAGCATCCGCGAagcacatttttattaataatgatCTTATAAATCTAAGCTACAATtacccaattaaaaaaaaatatatagcgCACTTACAAAAGATCAAGCCTTAGCAGCTTTCTCAAGCTATATGAGATGAAAAAAAGATTCACATCAAGCTTaagctattattattattttctatgaaaaataaaacaatttattgcttaTCTCTGGAAATAAAACCGCCTTCATCTAGAATATTTCGCTTCAATTCgattataattttgttctgTTTCTATCTTTGTTGTCGTCCTTTTTCTTAAGTCGACCGAGTCCATAATTATTATCTTCAACTTAAACTAAATGAGCTACAtaagttattgtttttctttttgcttatcTCTAAGtgttttatattgtatttaaatttaagtctaACCTTTGATACGATGAAGAAGATCTTTCGTCCACTCAACTTGCAATTTCTAAATTTCCTTGATTTTTCAGTTCAAGTTCGATGTCCTTTCTCTTTCAGTGGAATTCTAGCCTCGCACATCATACTTTCCATAGACATAGACTACTTAAAAAGATTGACTGACTGAATTATGCAAATGAACTTACAGTCTcgatataagaaaaaaaggaaacaaacagaaaaaaagcttTGTCCTTGTGACACACTAGTAGCTCCCTCAATTGTCATAATAACagtcatcaacatcatcatcaacatcatgaCTTTTTATCATACACCACACAAAATCACTCTCCCAAGTCCTGAATGAattgaacataaaataaaataatagtccTCCTTATAGTCAGTCATTCGTCAGGATATTTCTAATCGGTGTGGTCGTCGTCGTTAGTCTTCGAATGGTGGTGTGTGCTTAAGATTTGACGaacggaaaaaataaaataaaattaaggacTACTCCAGATGGTATCAATGGAAAAATActctgttttataaaaaatcccaTTTTGCTATCTCAAGAATTAGTTGTTCATTTCTTTTATTGAGATTGCAATATTGGGGATGGCTAATCCTTGCTTTGACAAACAATGCAATTTATCGCattcgattttaataatttacaaattgtcATTTAAGTGACGATACGTTTTGCTATAATAGCAAATTATGACAAATCAAATGAGCGACTCGGCTAGAAACGGTGTACTTTTGACAATTTTGGGAATTTTATTTGGCGATCTTAGCAGTGGTTTTGAACATGAAGTAagtcttatattttatttgatgtctTGTCTCCTTCCTTCCTGCATTTTTATCCTTTTGagagttgttttatttaatttaaaaaaaaaaaaacattgaggTCATTCATGAGTGTGGgaagaatctaaatcaaatgaTGAATAgtatgtttgtaaaaataggGGGAGAGGACTTGATTTATTGACGCATGCCGCGGCCGGTCGTGTCGTCCGTTGTGACGCAGGACGCATAAGACCATAACAATCGAATTtattatgtttctttttaatttatcaacatAAACAGGATACAAATAAGGacacaaagaaaaacataaacaaaaagaagtGTGAGACATCGGTTTCtctaaaaagatacaaaaaagtgaTACAAGATGAAAATCCTAATGCGAGCTGACACTCATGTGTCATTTTCGGTGCCAGCTAATACTCCGCAGGCCAAGTGTACATACTCACAGGTTGTCTTTCGTTTGtgaaattcttttttctattacttgctttatttttcaattccacGCCTTTTTAGccaaatttgtaattatttatttttatttttattttttgtaggttttggcCGCTTTGACAGTGTCATTAGGTTCTATGGTTGTGGGTTTTTCATCAGCTTACACCTCACCTGCTTTAGTGTCCATGACTAATCCAAACATGACAGATTTCGAAGTTACTCCTCAAGCTGTAagttaaatgtttaattattttatatatcctttttttaatttagtataAAACAAATATCCCAAATACCTTTACCTTTGGAAACGAATTATCaattcttctttatttatttcatttttaggcCTCCTGGGTTGGTGGTGTGATGCCTTTGGCAGGTCTAGCTGGAGGTATTGCTGGTGGACCGTTTATTGAGTATGTTGGTCGCAGAAATACAATCCTTCTAACAGCTGTTCCCTTCATTATCGCATGGCTTCTGATTGCATGCGCTACTAATGTCGGTATGGTTTTGGCCGGTCGTGCTCTGTCCGGTTTTTGCGTTGGTGTCGCCTCTCTGTCATTGCCTGTGTACTTGGGAGAAACTGTTCAACCAGAAGTTCGTGGTACGCTGGGACTGCTACCAACTGCTTTCGGTAATATTGGAATCTTGATTTGCTTCGTTGCTGGAACCTACATGGAATGGTCCGGGTTGGCATTCCTCGGTGGAGCTCTGCCAATTCCTTTCCTGATATTGATGTTTTTGATTCCTGAAACTCCACGTTGGTATGTGTCCAAGAATCGTGAGGAACGAGCACGCAAGGCTTTGATATGGTTGAGAGGCAAACAAGCTGATGTTGAGCCCGAATTAAAAGGTCTTCTGAGATCCCAGGCCGATGCTGAAAGATCAGCTGGACagaattcaatgtttgaattgttgaagaaaacaaatttgaaaccaTTGGGAATCTCGCTGGGTTTGATGTTCTTCCAACAGTGGTCTGGTATCAATGCTGTGGTCTTCTATACCgtgatgattttcaaaaatgccGGTTCAACAATTGACGGAAATGTTTGTACGATTATTGTTGGTATTGTCAATTTTGCAGCAACATTTGTTGCAACAATGTTGATTGACAGATTAGGTCGTAAGGTAAGATTGAATTTATTGATGTCTTGAGATAAAGTgtgtttaacaattttctttctGCAGATTCTTTTGTATATTTCTGACATTTGTATGATCATCACTCTCTTCACACTTGGTGGCTTCTTCTATTGCAAATCGAATGGAATGGATGTTTCATCTTATGGATGGTTGCCTTTGGCTAGTTTTGTAGTCTTTGTTGTTGGTTTCTCACTTGGTTTCGGACCAATTCCATGGTTGATGATGGGTGAAATCTTACCCGCCAAAATTCGTGGTTCAGCAGCTTCAGTGGCAACTGCTTTCAATTGGTCATGCACATTTGTTGTGACAAAGACCTTCCAGGATATGATTGGTAAGTTTTATCAGAATCCACACTCGTCTTACGAGAATCTTGGCTTATTCAAAATGAATCCTATAAGAAAACGAACCaactaaactaaaactaattttCTATTCTTATCCTTTTATAGATACAATTGGAGCAAGTGGTGCCTTCTGGTTGTTCGgttcaatttgttttgttggtttgttCTTTGTGATATTCTACGTTCCTGAAACTCAAGGCAAGAGTCTTGAagatattgaaagaaaaatgtgcGGACGAGTGCGGCGAATGTCCTCAGTGGCGAATATTAAACCATTGTCATTCaacatgtaaacaaaaataacatcaagGACAAACTTAACAGAAAACTACAGAGAAGACAAAGTAAACTAGAAAATGATGAGAATCAACACTCCAAGTGCCTgtccaaaaaacacaaacaaataaagtGCCCAGCCAAAAAGTAActaaccaaaaattattttttaagaaaatacaaaacaaaacactaaaatttGTATACTACAACTACTTTCCTCTCCTTCCTAGAATTTTAAGAACATTCATTTTTgagatcaatttaaaaaagaaaaaagaaatttaaaaaaaaagaataaaactgaTCCCGTAAAGTAGTGCCAGGCATATGAAAAGTAGGACCTATTTTTCTACTACGCATTGtgatatgaaagaaaaaaaacaaaaacaaataacaagagaatattaacataatcgaagaataataataattaaaaaaaaaagaaatatattaaaaacgatTTAACGTCATTATTGTTTGAGCGCAGACATtagaatttttgtatgtaaatagtttaaagtttataattttttagtttccttttttatttaagtttattattttattattttttgttttagctagagacttactttttctttaaattaataaaagaaaataaatacatttttaaatatcttagtttgtaatttatagaattttaggaattaataatagaaataattattttatttgttattaaaatagagaatgattgaaaaacaaaaaattcccttttaaataattgataaattgtgttAGAATGATTAAAGATATGAGAGATTactcgttttatttttgtttaaattaaattctttaaattaatttgttttttcttcttttggaaaaaaatcgattgatgattaggatattttttttttaaatattaaaatgagtcgtgttttatttgtttttaaataattttattaatattatttatgtgtATGTAGATTTATTATAATGATGTTGATAAAAATGAATCCCTATTAGaaataagatgaaaaaaaaaataaataatacaatataaacaaaaaaatatatgaatgcAACAATAATTGTTGATCATTATAaatcttgaatatttttgattaaaatatacattgatattaaaaatgttatgcgtttgtttattgttttatttaagtggaaagtaaaatatttcacattcgtgtagtgcggttTAAAAACAATCTCTTTACTTAACAGTATGTCCGAAATTTTTCTCAAGGGCTAACTGCTAAACATTTCTAGAAGTGCGggtatttttgttgaattcttTAAGGGTAGGAATGCAACTGAATATAATGATAGACAAGAGAGCTTGAGAAGGTGTTCAGGACCTTAAAACGATTCAGTTAGACAGATCAATCATTCTTTGAGttctcttttaaattttgaacaagaGATTTAAGCGAGTTATTTAAGCACCTGTTCAAATATGGGAATTATCCTGGAGTTTATGGGGGATAaaggttttataaattataggcAGATTAGAAAGGGTAATAAGAACTTCTTGCATCAGCGGAAGACAAAACCTCCTTAACAATAAGCAgtttttttcgacttaaaagaTGTGATCACTGCTCAAGAGTCGGTTtttaatgcacatacctagaactgaaagttATTCAATCTCTTCAATACAAGAGCCGTCCAtggaaaaacgtttaataaaacctagaatcttgttagcttttttaactgtaaagttataatggtcaagtttttcatttaatgtatcagggatattgcacacatttatattcagtgatatatttaaagctggATGGTGACATTCTTCTTCTACTAGTTTAACATCGGCTGGAGATACAGCTACGTCAGTATTTATCGTGTCggagaaaaatattaggtccaaatatttgttgtattaatTGGCAACcccattaaattgaacaagtccGCAAGAAGCTAAAAcatcaataattgtgaattcaTTGGTGCTCGTTGTCGAATAGGTGGAGAATAGTTTAAATCTGATGATTTTGTCCAGTTGAGGTTCGGAAGATTGAAATCACCTACGATCAGCAGTTTATTATTAGGTTCCATTTGGTCGTGGATCTTCTCAGTTAAATGCATGCAATTTTCATAGACAAAACTGGTAGATCTTGGAGGTATGTATACTGAGATGATAAAGAACctgtttccaatttgattttaatacatagcATTTCGACGTCAGAAAGATCAAAAGtatcaaccaaagtgcatataaggtagttttttaccGCGAATAGTATTCCACCACCAACTGTCTCCGAGTCCCTCGATTGGTGCCTATCTCGTCTAAAAACTTGGTAAGTTGAGTCAAAGAGTTCGGTATCTATGAAGGAATTATTTAGCCATGTTTCTGTAATAGTAATTATCTCATGTTGtagattgttaatatttttatatatcgTATTGATATTTGTCCTTAGGCCATTGacgttttggtaataaatcaaaacttgttAAAGGATGACGACTTTAtatgattattttgtttattctcgaATTCGTGTATAATGATCCCTTTTGCCCAAAAGCGATGTTGAGTTTAGAAGGTGGAATATTGAGTCTGCAACTCTTATCTTAAAAGATGCATATTTCGAGTGGTTTCGATGAATCATTTTCTCAACTTTTAATAGCGACGTATCAATCTTGttcgaaataaagtttttaatatcgaaGGCGATTGTTGAAGGGGCaagttt
This window of the Eupeodes corollae chromosome 3, idEupCoro1.1, whole genome shotgun sequence genome carries:
- the LOC129948804 gene encoding facilitated trehalose transporter Tret1 isoform X3; the encoded protein is MIKYFSSVLAALTVSLGSMVVGFSSAYTSPALVSMTNPNMTDFEVTPQAASWVGGVMPLAGLAGGIAGGPFIEYVGRRNTILLTAVPFIIAWLLIACATNVGMVLAGRALSGFCVGVASLSLPVYLGETVQPEVRGTLGLLPTAFGNIGILICFVAGTYMEWSGLAFLGGALPIPFLILMFLIPETPRWYVSKNREERARKALIWLRGKQADVEPELKGLLRSQADAERSAGQNSMFELLKKTNLKPLGISLGLMFFQQWSGINAVVFYTVMIFKNAGSTIDGNVCTIIVGIVNFAATFVATMLIDRLGRKILLYISDICMIITLFTLGGFFYCKSNGMDVSSYGWLPLASFVVFVVGFSLGFGPIPWLMMGEILPAKIRGSAASVATAFNWSCTFVVTKTFQDMIDTIGASGAFWLFGSICFVGLFFVIFYVPETQGKSLEDIERKMCGRVRRMSSVANIKPLSFNM
- the LOC129948804 gene encoding facilitated trehalose transporter Tret1 isoform X1, translating into MSGRDNRPSGQITSAMGKIKDKLKRSVGDTDDQFAGYERVQGGTLSTSTTATSLDTILVDDTFSFQEQRNKSPTLQFAPILEGDDINEPPRTTSSAAAAASQRTGSQKKLTGSATELQPLPPPPQSSHGHSHHYRGAVSDADLNRSKTSLKGSKVSFEKKNESSDEDSFEDRRDKFQQQKTISVDHKGILKDLKNILANDNRRQFQAKKHVSLDIRGTTFLEDLLRDSSSEEDFRKTRKDFQGRKHQSLDPRVSLKLKGNLASGSSTDSEEESAPEQKRLIKRYKDITKPVIIDFKDLESDDEDYISARQAFQAQRAASIDSRKNSCRLYEMDEMGSKKSENLRHSVPFVRQITEDGKPKLEVYRPTTNPIYIWTQVLAALTVSLGSMVVGFSSAYTSPALVSMTNPNMTDFEVTPQAASWVGGVMPLAGLAGGIAGGPFIEYVGRRNTILLTAVPFIIAWLLIACATNVGMVLAGRALSGFCVGVASLSLPVYLGETVQPEVRGTLGLLPTAFGNIGILICFVAGTYMEWSGLAFLGGALPIPFLILMFLIPETPRWYVSKNREERARKALIWLRGKQADVEPELKGLLRSQADAERSAGQNSMFELLKKTNLKPLGISLGLMFFQQWSGINAVVFYTVMIFKNAGSTIDGNVCTIIVGIVNFAATFVATMLIDRLGRKILLYISDICMIITLFTLGGFFYCKSNGMDVSSYGWLPLASFVVFVVGFSLGFGPIPWLMMGEILPAKIRGSAASVATAFNWSCTFVVTKTFQDMIDTIGASGAFWLFGSICFVGLFFVIFYVPETQGKSLEDIERKMCGRVRRMSSVANIKPLSFNM
- the LOC129948804 gene encoding facilitated trehalose transporter Tret1 isoform X2, yielding MKILMRADTHVSFSVPANTPQAKCTYSQVLAALTVSLGSMVVGFSSAYTSPALVSMTNPNMTDFEVTPQAASWVGGVMPLAGLAGGIAGGPFIEYVGRRNTILLTAVPFIIAWLLIACATNVGMVLAGRALSGFCVGVASLSLPVYLGETVQPEVRGTLGLLPTAFGNIGILICFVAGTYMEWSGLAFLGGALPIPFLILMFLIPETPRWYVSKNREERARKALIWLRGKQADVEPELKGLLRSQADAERSAGQNSMFELLKKTNLKPLGISLGLMFFQQWSGINAVVFYTVMIFKNAGSTIDGNVCTIIVGIVNFAATFVATMLIDRLGRKILLYISDICMIITLFTLGGFFYCKSNGMDVSSYGWLPLASFVVFVVGFSLGFGPIPWLMMGEILPAKIRGSAASVATAFNWSCTFVVTKTFQDMIDTIGASGAFWLFGSICFVGLFFVIFYVPETQGKSLEDIERKMCGRVRRMSSVANIKPLSFNM